ATGCCTATGAATATACCCATTGAAAAAGCCTGGGAAGAGGCCTTGTACATTCTTAAAAACAAGCTTACAGACGTTGCTTACAACACCTACGTAAGAACGCTTCAGCCCCTTTATATTAAGGACGGCTGCTTCTATCTTCTCACAACGGAAAATTTCTATAAAACCACCATACAGGGCCGATATTTTACAGATATTTTAAAGGTTGTAAAGGCCGTTGCAGGCGCTGATGCCGAGGTAAAAATCGTTGTAAGAGAAGACCTTTCCGAAGAAAGCCACGATACAAGCATGAAGCCTTCAAAAACCATAAATGAATACGGCTCCAACCTCATTCCCAAATACAGATTTGAAAATTTCGTAAAAGGAAAATCCAATGAGCTTGCCTATGCCACAGCTGTAGCCGTTTCAAACTCTCCGGGTAAGACCTATAATCCTTTGTTTTTATACGGAGGCGTTGGCCTCGGAAAAACTCACCTTATGCATTCCATAGGGAATTTTGTGCTGGATATGGACCCAAGCACCAAGGTTTTATACTGTTCCACGGAAACCTTTATGAATGAGCTGATTAACTCTATCCGACAGAACAAAAATCAGGAATTTCGCAATAAATACAGGGAAATTGACGTTCTTTTAATAGACGACATTCAGTTTTTATCGGACAAGGAGGGTACTCAGGAGGAATTTTTCCATACCTTTAATACCCTTTATAATGCCAATAAGCAGA
This is a stretch of genomic DNA from Anaeropeptidivorans aminofermentans. It encodes these proteins:
- the dnaA gene encoding chromosomal replication initiator protein DnaA, with translation MPMNIPIEKAWEEALYILKNKLTDVAYNTYVRTLQPLYIKDGCFYLLTTENFYKTTIQGRYFTDILKVVKAVAGADAEVKIVVREDLSEESHDTSMKPSKTINEYGSNLIPKYRFENFVKGKSNELAYATAVAVSNSPGKTYNPLFLYGGVGLGKTHLMHSIGNFVLDMDPSTKVLYCSTETFMNELINSIRQNKNQEFRNKYREIDVLLIDDIQFLSDKEGTQEEFFHTFNTLYNANKQIVISSDQPPKELRTLEDRLRSRFSWGVIVDITLPDFETRTAILEKKAEQDNIKIPKDVTKFIAKNIVSNIRDLEGALNKVSAYATLSGSPITQELAEMALKDIIINNEKPEITVEYIQQVVADYFKITPEEIKSKKRTQNITYPRQIAMYLSRKLIDISLPKIGELFGGRDHSTIIHGCDKITDLIENDNQIRNTVVEIEKLIVD